The proteins below are encoded in one region of Coprothermobacter sp.:
- a CDS encoding basic amino acid ABC transporter substrate-binding protein yields the protein ADMGIMYNPAKNNITKPEDLVGKTVGVQTGTTGETSAKLIAGVKVNSYPDIQLATLDLENGKTDAVVNDYPVCTAYASTHPALKVLNTTSIAGQDLTQLYGIAVRKDDTQLKSDIDAALRKVVADGTYATLYRKYFFADPPYLPK from the coding sequence GGGCGGACATGGGCATCATGTACAACCCGGCCAAGAACAATATCACCAAACCCGAGGATCTTGTGGGGAAGACAGTCGGCGTTCAGACTGGCACGACAGGAGAGACTTCCGCCAAGCTGATTGCGGGTGTCAAGGTCAATTCCTACCCCGACATCCAGCTTGCCACCCTCGACCTCGAGAATGGCAAGACCGACGCTGTGGTGAATGACTATCCTGTGTGCACGGCCTATGCCAGCACACATCCTGCATTGAAGGTTCTCAATACTACTTCGATAGCCGGCCAGGACCTGACGCAGCTGTATGGTATCGCCGTGCGGAAGGATGATACCCAACTCAAGAGCGACATCGATGCGGCCCTCCGCAAAGTGGTTGCGGATGGGACGTACGCGACTCTCTACCGCA